GGGCCACGGCCAGTACTGGTTCACGGCGGTAGACCCGGCCACGATGCAGGAGTTCGACCAGAGCCCGGTGATCATCGACGACGCCCGCAACACCACCCTGAACCAGAACCCCGCCTCGGCCCCCGCCTCCCGCAACCTCCAATACATCCACCGCGACCACCTCGGCAGCACCCGCCTGATGACCGACGAGAACGGCATCGAGATCGGCCGCTGGAAGTACTTCCCGTTCGGGATGGAGGCGGCGGTGGAGGAGAGCGGGGATCAGCGGATGAAGTTTACCGGGCATGAGAGGGATGGGGCTACAGGTCTGGACTACATGAAAGCCAGATCTTATCAGGCAGTGTCTGCACGGTTCCTATCGCCCGATCCGAGCAGCAAGAGTATCAATAGGGGAGCACCCTCGACATGGAATCGCTTTTCGTATACTGACAGCAATCCTGTGGTCTTCACTGATCCAGATGGACTGATCAAGTACAAAGGGAAGGGGGCTCAAGCATACGTGGCAAGGGCAAAGATGTACTTGGCCCAGACTCTTGCTGGAAAGAACGCGTTCAAGATCGCGCAAGGTTACAAAGGCTCGAAGGAACCTACTATCTCTATCAATGCAAACCACGACGACAGCTATGATCCGGCGACGAACACGATCAACTGGGATCCGACGAGTGGACTCAACGTCGCCGGCCAGGGTGGCCGAACGGACTCTCAAGGGGGAACGATTCAGTCCGCCGCACTTGGGTTGTTCCATGAGTTATCGCATCTGATTCACCACAACCAGAATCCCGCGGAAGCTACAAGGGCTACGGGTACGAAGGCCCCAACCTACACCAACTTGGAGGAAAAGAGAGCGACGAATGCCGAGAAAAACATAGCGAAGGCTCTGGACGAGCCGACTCGAAAGAGCCATGGAGGAACTGCTGTGCGAACGAAGACTCCTACCTCCAAGAAGTAGGGAGGTCTGGCCAAGTAACATCGGTTCTTTGCTCAGGAGAGACGCATGAAGATAGAATACGGCAGGTTCCTCTTCGCGCTTTCTTTGGTATTCGGGACTTGCACAGCGATCGGGGCGGGATCGGCTGGGAGCATACCTGATCGTTGGTGGCTTTCACTTGAGCCGGTTTCCGTCGAGTACCAAGGCGTGTCTTTTCAGAAGTTGTTCCGGATGAGGATCACACCCGCAAGGATGGCTGAATGGTACGCTACTGGTGCTGTCGATGTCAGAGTCTGGATAGCCGGCGATCGACCGTCAGTCGCAGAACTCGGTGAGACTCTCAGGCACTTGAGAACATGCAGCTATG
This Acidobacteriota bacterium DNA region includes the following protein-coding sequences:
- a CDS encoding RHS repeat-associated core domain-containing protein, producing GHGQYWFTAVDPATMQEFDQSPVIIDDARNTTLNQNPASAPASRNLQYIHRDHLGSTRLMTDENGIEIGRWKYFPFGMEAAVEESGDQRMKFTGHERDGATGLDYMKARSYQAVSARFLSPDPSSKSINRGAPSTWNRFSYTDSNPVVFTDPDGLIKYKGKGAQAYVARAKMYLAQTLAGKNAFKIAQGYKGSKEPTISINANHDDSYDPATNTINWDPTSGLNVAGQGGRTDSQGGTIQSAALGLFHELSHLIHHNQNPAEATRATGTKAPTYTNLEEKRATNAEKNIAKALDEPTRKSHGGTAVRTKTPTSKK